From a single Silene latifolia isolate original U9 population chromosome 6, ASM4854445v1, whole genome shotgun sequence genomic region:
- the LOC141585907 gene encoding mitogen-activated protein kinase homolog NTF3-like, which produces MATPVEPPNGVRSPGKHYFSMWQTLFEIDTKYVPIKPIGRGAYGVVCSSINKETNEKVAIKKIHNAFQNRVDALRTLRELKLLRHLKHDNVIGLKDVMLPSDPKNFKDVYLVYELMDTDLHQIVKSSQTLSNDHCQYFLFQLLRGLKYLHSANILHRDLKPGNLLINANCELKICDFGLARTSSGKGQFMTEYVVTRWYRAPELLLCCDKYGTSIDVWSVGCIFAELLGRKPLFPGTECLNQLKLIINILGCQDVDLEFIDNPKAKKFIKSLPYSRGTPLSHLYPAANPMALDLLQKMLVFNPTKRISVSEALQHPYMSPLYDPKLNPPAQFPLDLEIDEDFDEEMIREMMWTEIMHYHPESTSANMQVCS; this is translated from the exons ATGGCGACGCCAGTTGAGCCTCCGAATGGAGTGAGATCTCCAGGGAAGCATTACTTTTCAATGTGGCAAACCCTTTTtgaaattgacacaaaatatgtGCCCATTAAGCCGATTGGTCGAGGCGCCTATGGAGTTGTTTGCTCCTCTATCAACAAGGAGACCAATGAGAAAGTAGCTATCAAAAAGATTCATAACGCTTTTCAGAATCGTGTTGATGCTCTTAGAACATTGCGCGAACTTAAGCTACTTCGACACCTTAAGCATGATAATGTGATTGGTTTGAAGGATGTCATGTTGCCTTCTGATCCAAAGAATTTCAAGGATGTTTATTTGGTTTATGAACTTATGGACACCGATCTTCATCAAATTGTAAAGTCTTCTCAAACACTTTCCAATGATCATTGCCAGTATTTCTTGTTTCAG TTGCTTAGAGGTCTGAAATATCTCCACTCAGCAAATATCCTTCATCGAGACTTAAAACCTGGAAACCTTCTTATAAACGCCAACTGTGAACTCAAGATTTGTGATTTCGGATTGGCTCGGACAAGTAGTGGCAAAGGTCAATTTATGACTGAATACGTAGTTACACGATGGTACCGAGCTCCTGAGCTGCTATTATGCTGTGACAAATACGGAACTTCAATTGATGTGTGGTCTGTTGGATGCATATTTGCCGAGCTTCTTGGTCGAAAGCCCTTATTTCCAGGAACCGAGTGCCTTAACCAGTTGAAGTTGATAATCAACATTCTTGGTTGCCAAGACGTCGACCTTGAATTTATCGACAACCCTAAGGCAAAAAAATTCATCAAATCACTACCTTATTCTCGAGGCACGCCTTTATCTCACCTGTACCCTGCCGCTAATCCCATGGCCCTCGACCTCCTGCAGAAAATGCTAGTTTTTAACCCAACAAAGAGAATAAGTGTTTCAGAAGCACTTCAACATCCATATATGTCACCTCTATACGATCCTAAACTGAATCCTCCCGCTCAATTCCCGCTTGATCTCGAAATTGACGAAGACTTTGACGAAGAAATGATTCGTGAAATGATGTGGACTGAGATTATGCATTACCATCCTGAATCTACCTCCGCGAATATGCAAGTATGCTCCTAA
- the LOC141586573 gene encoding UPF0481 protein At3g47200-like, whose amino-acid sequence MYQLEQSARVCYQGPVDMTGIPFVETMLLDGLFVLEIIRGHNKGFDKLGYSPNDPVFTRRGYNNMASSIIKDLIKFENQILFFVLEKLYDLQVNREKPGELAQLASAMFIKWLTGEKLAVTPLKEKFLHCLNVFQYSLLLSIGDSLEDHDHLEPSMSQSNNLEDQQHEFFYSASDLIEYGIKFKRPNKVKRHFWDIRWKTNAVLEIPRIFINNRFKVVFQNLMTFEQQCRKHIQIRNLRPVITEYVTLMDKLIKFGTDVGHLHQAGIIVHQLRSDAEVASLFNELGKLAFVDPRVTSHYTGLYQQLNNHCNRWNHWKSELKRTYFGNPWAMASLFAAIVLLLLAFFQTFYTVYPYYWPPSRP is encoded by the coding sequence ATGTACCAGCTGGAGCAAAGCGCTCGTGTATGTTACCAGGGCCCGGTTGATATGACTGGTATTCCATTTGTGGAAACGATGTTACTTGATGGGTTGTTTGTGTTAGAGATCATTCGAGGCCATAACAAGGGGTTCGATAAATTGGGTTACTCCCCAAATGACCCGGTCTTTACCAGAAGAGGCTATAATAACATGGCAAGTTCGATTATTAAGGACTTGATCAAATTCGAGAACCAAATTCTCTTCTTTGTTCTCGAAAAACTCTATGACCTTCAAGTCAATCGAGAAAAACCCGGGGAATTAGCCCAACTCGCGTCAGCCATGTTCATTAAATGGCTGACCGGTGAAAAATTAGCCGTCACGCCTCTAAAGGAAAAATTCCTACATTGTCTCAATGTATTTCAATATAGTCTTCTCCTTAGCATCGGAGATAGTCTCGAGGATCATGACCATCTCGAaccaagcatgagtcaaagtaaTAATCTCGAAGATCAGCAACACGAGTTCTTTTACTCTGCATCCGACCTTATTGAGTACGGGATCAAGTTCAAGAGACCGAATAAAGTGAAGCGTCATTTCTGGGATATTAGATGGAAAACAAATGCCGTTCTGGAAATACCGAGGATTTTTATAAATAACCGGTTCAAGGTGGTGTTTCAGAACCTCATGACTTTTGAGCAGCAATGCAGGAAACACATCCAGATACGGAACTTACGACCAGTGATCACGGAATATGTGACACTGATGGATAAGTTAATCAAGTTTGGGACCGACGTAGGCCACCTTCACCAAGCCGGGATTATAGTCCATCAGCTCAGGAGTGATGCTGAGGTGGCTAGCCTGTTCAATGAGTTGGGAAAGCTGGCATTCGTCGATCCGAGAGTGACAAGTCATTATACTGGTTTGTATCAGCAGCTTAATAACCATTGTAATAGGTGGAATCATTGGAAATCGGAGCTCAAACGAACTTACTTTGGTAATCCTTGGGCTATGGCTTCACTCTTTGCTGCAATTGTCTTGCTGCTGCTTGCTTTTTTCCAGACTTTTTACACTGTCTATCCTTATTACTGGCCTCCCTCGCGTCCTTGA